A single region of the Liolophura sinensis isolate JHLJ2023 chromosome 9, CUHK_Ljap_v2, whole genome shotgun sequence genome encodes:
- the LOC135475038 gene encoding LOW QUALITY PROTEIN: terminal nucleotidyltransferase 4B-like (The sequence of the model RefSeq protein was modified relative to this genomic sequence to represent the inferred CDS: deleted 1 base in 1 codon) — protein MTSTNGDGDKQEYIREFPNLPYLVLVLKQFLLQRDLNEVFTGGISSYCLILLVVSFLQLHPRIDAHSPEANLGVLLVEFFELYGRNFNYWKTGIRIKDGGSYVPKDDIQKEMENGYRPSILCIEDPLVSGNDIGRSSYGTMQVKQAFEYAYLVLSHAVAPQNAHLLRGNQSILGRIVRVTDEVVGEYRRWIAENFRTDRPDVTNTVPQSTTAKDERSDQKAESENSDCSSGNSSVYCKSSSSTSPDSTSSSSSLASESDTDSNPDISQRKGSANRGGSQGVHHAREFSRGRDLNKAQAAGKSRDASSSSVASNRSVNAHTRSPMNNNSHPHHHHHPPHNQHQQQNPHNGHPHHPHHGQMNGSHPPGQTPPRPLSHQSSLPNPPHPHSRQPVAHNHNNNSNNAPTPVAHQPTAYYHEPRGNPGTNNKFQGGPNGHSKTYHGQHHSGSNTNSGGGHHSKVFSRSSSKRRRNSTPRNNRDSQNSHMFAASR, from the exons GAATACATCCGGGAGTTTCCAAATCTTCCGTACTTGGTGCTAGTGCTGAAACAGTTCCTCTTACAACGAGATCTTAACGAGGTGTTCACAGGTGGCATCAGCTCTTACTGCCTCATCCTGTTGGTGGTCAGCTTCCTACAG CTTCACCCACGAATAGACGCGCACAGCCCTGAGGCTAACCTGGGGGTGCTGCTGGTAGAGTTCTTTGAACTGTATGGCCGGAATTTTAACTACTGGAAAACTGGGATCAGGATAAAGGATGGTGGCTCGTATGTGCCCAAGGATGACATTCAGAAGGAAATGGAGAATGGGTACCGCCCCTCAATACTGTGTATAGAAGATCCACTGGTCTCAG GTAATGACATTGGACGGAGTTCATAT GGGACTATGCAGGTGAAGCAAGCTTTTGAGTATGCCTACTTGGTGCTGAGTCATGCCGTCGCCCCCCAGAACGCTCATCTCCTACGAGGTAACCAAAG CATACTGGGTAGAATCGTGCGAGTGACAGATGAAGTGGTGGGTGAATACCGGCGGTGGATTGCGGAGAACTTCCGTACTGACCGACCCGA CGTCACCAACACTGTACCCCAGTCCACAACAGCCAAAGATGAAAG GTCAGACCAGAAAGCTGAGAGCGAGAACTCTGACTGTTCCAGTGGTAACAGCTCTGTCTACTGCAAGTCCTCCAGTTCTACATCACCCGATTCTACCAGCTCATCCTCCAGTTTAGCCAGTGAATCG GATACAGATTCCAACCCTGACATTTCTCAGAGGAAGGGCTCAGCAAATCGAGGTGGCAGCCAAGGTGTCCATCATGCTCGCGAATTCTCACGGGGGAGGGATCTGAACAAAGCACAGGCAGCTGGGAAATCTCGTGATGCAAGTTCTAGCAGTGTGGCCTCTAACCGCTCAGTAAACGCTCACACGCGATCTCCCATGAACAATAATAGCCAtccacatcatcatcatcatcctccTCACAATCAACATCAGCAGCAGAATCCTCACAATGGCCACCCCCATCATCCTCATCATGGCCAGATGAATGGTTCCCATCCCCCTGGTCAGACCCCACCCCGACCTCTCAGCCACCAGTCTAGTCTCCCCAATCCACCTCACCCCCACAGCCGTCAGCCGGTCGCCcataaccacaacaacaacagcaataacGCGCCTACCCCCGTGGCACATCAGCCCACCGCATACTACCACGAGCCCCGGGGTAACCCGGGCACCAACAACAAGTTTCAAGGGGGGCCAAATGGGCACAGTAAGACATACCATGGACAGCACCACAGTGGCAGCAATACGAACAGTGGTGGTGGACACCACAGTAAGGTGTTCAGTCGCTCCAGCTCAAAACGACGGAGGAACAGCACACCACGCAACAACCGTGATTCTCAGAACAGCCACATGTTTGCTGCTTCGAGGTAA